A window of Streptomyces sp. DG1A-41 contains these coding sequences:
- the gatA gene encoding Asp-tRNA(Asn)/Glu-tRNA(Gln) amidotransferase subunit GatA: MTDSPIIKLTAAETAAKIASGELTAVEVTEAHLARIEAVDEKVHAFLHVDREGALAQARAVDEKRAKGEKLGPLAGVPLALKDIFTTEGIPTTVGSKILEGWVPPYDATVTKRLKAADVVILGKTNMDEFAMGSSTENSAYGPTGNPWDLTKIPGGSGGGSSAALASFQAPLAIGTDTGGSIRQPAAVTGTVGVKPTYGGVSRYGMVAFSSSLDQGGPCARTVLDAALLHEVIAGHDPLDSTSIDAPVPPVVEAARNGSVEGMRVGVVKQFRGEGYQAGVIQRFDESVTLLKELGAEIVELDCPSFDLALSAYYLIAPSECSSNLARFDGLRYGLRTGDDGTHSAEEVTSLTREAGFGPEVKRRIMLGTYALSSGYYDAYYGSAQKVRTLIKQDFDKAFEKVDVIVSPTTPTTAFPIGERADDPMAMYLADLCTIPTNLAGNAAMSLPCGLAPEDNLPVGLQIIAPVMKDDRLYKVGAAVEAAFVEKWGHPLIEEAPSL, from the coding sequence ATGACGGACAGCCCCATCATCAAGCTCACGGCGGCCGAGACCGCCGCGAAGATCGCCTCCGGCGAGCTCACGGCAGTGGAGGTCACCGAGGCGCACCTCGCCCGGATCGAGGCCGTCGACGAGAAGGTGCACGCCTTCCTGCACGTCGACCGCGAGGGCGCGCTCGCCCAGGCCCGTGCCGTCGACGAGAAGCGGGCCAAGGGGGAGAAACTCGGTCCGCTGGCCGGCGTTCCCCTGGCGCTCAAGGACATCTTCACCACCGAGGGGATCCCGACCACCGTCGGTTCCAAGATCCTCGAAGGCTGGGTCCCGCCGTACGACGCGACCGTCACCAAGCGGCTCAAGGCCGCCGACGTGGTCATCCTCGGCAAGACCAACATGGACGAGTTCGCCATGGGGTCCTCCACCGAGAACAGCGCCTACGGGCCGACCGGCAACCCCTGGGACCTGACCAAGATCCCCGGCGGCTCCGGTGGCGGTTCCTCCGCCGCGCTCGCCTCCTTCCAGGCGCCCCTCGCCATCGGCACCGACACCGGCGGCTCCATCCGCCAGCCCGCCGCCGTCACCGGCACGGTCGGCGTGAAGCCGACGTACGGAGGGGTGTCGCGGTACGGCATGGTCGCCTTCTCCTCCTCCCTCGACCAGGGCGGGCCCTGCGCCCGTACGGTCCTGGACGCGGCCCTGCTGCACGAGGTGATCGCCGGCCACGACCCGCTCGACTCCACCTCCATCGACGCCCCGGTCCCGCCGGTCGTCGAGGCCGCACGCAACGGCAGCGTGGAGGGCATGCGCGTCGGCGTCGTCAAGCAGTTCCGCGGCGAGGGCTACCAGGCCGGCGTCATCCAGCGCTTCGACGAGTCCGTCACCCTCCTCAAGGAGCTGGGTGCCGAGATCGTCGAGCTGGACTGCCCGTCCTTCGACCTCGCCCTGTCGGCGTACTACCTGATCGCGCCGTCCGAGTGCTCCTCCAACCTCGCCCGCTTCGACGGCCTGCGCTACGGCCTGCGGACCGGCGACGACGGCACGCACTCCGCCGAGGAGGTCACCTCCCTGACCCGCGAGGCCGGCTTCGGCCCCGAGGTCAAGCGCCGCATCATGCTCGGCACGTACGCGCTGAGCTCCGGCTACTACGACGCCTACTACGGCAGCGCCCAGAAGGTCCGCACGCTCATCAAGCAGGACTTCGACAAGGCCTTCGAGAAGGTCGACGTGATCGTCTCCCCGACGACCCCGACCACCGCCTTCCCGATCGGCGAGCGCGCCGACGACCCGATGGCGATGTACCTCGCCGACCTGTGCACCATCCCGACCAACCTGGCGGGCAACGCGGCCATGTCGCTGCCGTGCGGCCTCGCCCCGGAGGACAACCTCCCGGTCGGGCTGCAGATCATCGCCCCGGTCATGAAGGACGACCGCCTCTACAAGGTCGGCGCCGCCGTCGAGGCCGCCTTCGTGGAAAAGTGGGGCCACCCGCTGATCGAGGAGGCTCCGTCGCTGTGA
- the gatB gene encoding Asp-tRNA(Asn)/Glu-tRNA(Gln) amidotransferase subunit GatB, whose amino-acid sequence MTTTTDLVSYEEALASYDPVMGLEVHVELGTKTKMFCGCSTALGQGANTQTCPVCLGLPGALPVVNATGVESAIKIGLALNCEIAEWCRFARKNYFYPDMPKNFQTSQYDEPIAFNGYLDVQLEDGETFRVEIERAHMEEDTGKSTHVGGATGRIHGASHSLLDYNRAGIPLIEIVTKPIVGAGERAPEVAKAYVRELREVIRALGVSEARMEMGQMRCDVNLSLRPNGTEKFGTRSETKNVNSLRSVERAARFEIQRHAAVLSSGGTIVQETRHFHEDTGSTTSGRVKEEAEDYRYFPEPDLVPVAPSREWVEELRAALPELPLVRRNRLREEWGVSATDMQAILNAGALEPIVATIEAGADAASARKWWMGELARSANESGRALDELAITPQQVARVTELVAKGDLNDKLARQVIEGVLAGEGTPDEVVDKRGLKVVSDEGALTAAVDEAIAGNPAVADKIRGGKVAAAGALVGAVMKATRGQADAARVKELILQKLGVSEG is encoded by the coding sequence GTGACCACCACGACCGACCTGGTGTCGTACGAGGAAGCACTCGCGTCGTACGACCCCGTCATGGGCCTCGAGGTCCATGTCGAACTCGGCACCAAGACCAAGATGTTCTGCGGCTGTTCGACCGCCCTCGGCCAGGGCGCCAACACGCAGACCTGCCCCGTCTGCCTCGGCCTGCCCGGCGCGCTCCCGGTCGTCAACGCGACCGGCGTCGAGTCCGCGATCAAGATCGGCCTCGCGCTGAACTGCGAGATCGCCGAGTGGTGCCGCTTCGCCCGGAAGAACTACTTCTATCCGGACATGCCGAAGAACTTCCAGACCTCCCAGTACGACGAGCCGATCGCCTTCAACGGCTACCTCGACGTGCAGCTGGAGGACGGCGAGACCTTCCGCGTGGAGATCGAGCGCGCCCACATGGAGGAGGACACCGGCAAGTCCACGCACGTGGGCGGTGCGACGGGCCGTATCCACGGCGCCTCGCACTCGCTCCTGGACTACAACCGCGCCGGCATCCCGCTGATCGAGATCGTCACCAAGCCGATCGTCGGCGCGGGCGAGCGTGCCCCCGAGGTGGCGAAGGCGTACGTCCGTGAGCTGCGCGAGGTCATCAGGGCGCTCGGCGTCTCCGAAGCCCGTATGGAGATGGGCCAGATGCGCTGCGACGTGAACCTGTCGCTGCGCCCGAACGGCACCGAGAAGTTCGGCACGCGTTCCGAGACGAAGAACGTCAACTCGCTGCGGTCCGTGGAGCGCGCGGCCCGCTTCGAGATCCAGCGGCACGCGGCCGTGCTGAGCAGCGGCGGGACGATCGTCCAGGAGACCCGGCACTTCCACGAGGACACGGGGTCGACGACCTCGGGCCGGGTGAAGGAGGAGGCCGAGGACTACCGGTACTTCCCGGAGCCCGACCTCGTCCCGGTGGCCCCGTCCCGCGAGTGGGTCGAGGAGCTGCGGGCCGCGCTGCCCGAGCTGCCGCTGGTCCGCCGCAACCGGCTCCGCGAGGAGTGGGGCGTCTCGGCCACCGACATGCAGGCCATCCTCAACGCCGGTGCGCTGGAGCCCATCGTCGCCACCATCGAGGCCGGGGCCGACGCCGCCTCCGCCCGGAAGTGGTGGATGGGCGAGCTGGCCCGCAGCGCCAACGAGTCGGGCAGGGCGCTCGACGAGCTGGCGATCACGCCGCAGCAGGTCGCCCGGGTCACCGAGTTGGTCGCGAAGGGTGATCTCAACGACAAGCTGGCCCGTCAGGTCATCGAAGGCGTCCTCGCGGGCGAAGGCACCCCGGACGAGGTCGTCGACAAGCGCGGGCTGAAGGTCGTCTCCGACGAGGGCGCGCTCACCGCCGCCGTCGACGAGGCCATCGCCGGCAACCCGGCCGTCGCGGACAAGATCCGCGGCGGCAAGGTGGCCGCGGCCGGCGCGCTGGTCGGCGCGGTCATGAAGGCGACCCGGGGGCAGGCCGACGCGGCCCGCGTGAAGGAGCTGATCCTTCAGAAGCTGGGCGTCAGCGAGGGCTGA
- a CDS encoding methyltransferase domain-containing protein: protein MSDITSRTSNDPLTDRVSHPRYPRSNRYDARWTIENQMGPHALWLLEWLAPALGLDTLSPGSRVLDLGCGRAMTSIFLAKEYDVQVTAADLWVEPGENAARIAEAGVADRVLPVFAEAHDLPFGEGGFDAIVSVDAYHYFGTDDLYLPTLTRLLKPGGRIGVVAPALREEIDGAEPPEHLKPYWEPGFWCFHTAAWWRRHWTRSGAVEVETADWLEDGWRDWLRWSEVVAEEHTDEFHIRMAGRSAEMLRLDQGGTLGFVRVVGRRK, encoded by the coding sequence ATGTCGGACATCACTTCCCGGACCTCGAACGACCCCCTCACTGACCGCGTCAGTCACCCCCGCTACCCGCGCAGCAACCGCTACGACGCCCGCTGGACCATCGAGAACCAGATGGGCCCGCACGCGCTGTGGCTGCTGGAGTGGCTGGCCCCGGCTCTGGGGCTCGACACCCTGAGCCCCGGCTCCCGCGTGCTCGACCTGGGCTGCGGACGCGCCATGACGTCGATCTTCCTGGCCAAGGAGTACGACGTCCAGGTCACCGCCGCCGACCTGTGGGTCGAGCCCGGCGAGAACGCGGCCCGTATCGCCGAGGCCGGCGTCGCGGACCGGGTCCTGCCCGTCTTCGCCGAGGCGCACGACCTGCCGTTCGGCGAGGGCGGCTTCGACGCGATCGTCTCCGTCGACGCGTACCACTACTTCGGCACCGACGACCTGTATCTGCCCACGCTGACCCGGCTGCTGAAGCCGGGCGGGCGGATCGGCGTCGTCGCACCGGCGCTGCGCGAGGAGATCGACGGCGCCGAGCCGCCGGAGCACCTCAAGCCGTACTGGGAGCCGGGATTCTGGTGCTTCCACACGGCCGCCTGGTGGCGTCGCCACTGGACCCGCAGCGGGGCCGTGGAGGTCGAGACGGCCGACTGGCTGGAGGACGGCTGGCGCGACTGGCTGCGGTGGTCCGAGGTCGTGGCCGAGGAGCACACGGACGAATTCCACATCCGGATGGCCGGCCGGTCCGCCGAGATGCTGCGCCTCGACCAGGGCGGCACGCTGGGCTTCGTGCGGGTCGTGGGACGCCGTAAGTAG
- a CDS encoding MMPL family transporter — translation MAALARWCVRRRLVTVLLWLLAFAGVAAGAAVAGSAYSNDYQVSGTESGRATQLLHEGFPRLGGDSDTVVWHTTSGSVRAADVEQTMTRALERVENLPGVASVTSPYDGPGAGRVSANGRTAYATVTFDDQAQDISRSEAQAVVDTAKSVETDGLQVELGGRAVEITESSGGHVAEVVGVVVAAVVLFLAFGSLAASLLPIATALVGVGTAYAGIVLLGHVMTVADFAPMLGMLIGLGVGIDYALFIVTRHRRGLKRGLSVTEAATTAVATTGRAVVFAGATVCIALLGMLILRLSFLNGVAIAASLTVILTVAASVTLLPALLSLIGMRALSRRERRRLAEHGPEPELPTGFAARWSAFVERHPKVLGAVALVVMAVLALPTFSLHLGTSDQGNDPKTSTTRQAYDLLADGFGPGVNGPLTLVTKVEGADDMLALDNLDGTLRATEGVAAVTPVTFDSGGHTAYLTVVPESSPQSKQTSDLVDRLREKVLPRAEAGTSLDTQVGGMTAGYDDFADVIVSKLPVFIGVVIGLGCLLLLLAFRSIGIPLKAAAMNVAAVASAFGVVVAMFQWGWGSELLGLGSAGPIEPFLPVIMVSVLFGLSMDYQVFLVSRMYEEWLETGDNRRAVRIGLAETSRVINSAAVIMISVFLAFVLSGDRVIAMFGIALAAAVALDAFVLRTLLVPALMHMLGGANWWLPRWLDKRLPRISIEPPEARAAHERLAAATDAEVADVLAQEERQRDVRDIPG, via the coding sequence GTGGCAGCCCTCGCACGCTGGTGTGTCCGACGCCGTCTGGTCACCGTCCTGCTCTGGCTCCTCGCCTTCGCTGGGGTGGCCGCGGGCGCAGCGGTCGCCGGCTCCGCGTACTCGAACGACTACCAGGTCTCCGGCACCGAGTCGGGCCGCGCCACCCAACTGCTGCACGAGGGCTTCCCGCGGCTCGGCGGCGACAGCGACACCGTCGTCTGGCACACCACGTCCGGCAGCGTCCGCGCCGCCGACGTCGAGCAGACGATGACCCGCGCCCTGGAACGGGTCGAGAATTTGCCCGGCGTGGCCTCGGTGACCAGCCCCTACGACGGGCCGGGCGCGGGACGCGTCAGCGCGAACGGCCGTACGGCGTACGCCACGGTCACCTTCGACGACCAGGCGCAGGACATCAGCCGCTCCGAGGCGCAGGCCGTCGTCGACACCGCGAAGAGCGTGGAGACCGACGGGCTCCAGGTGGAGCTGGGCGGCCGCGCCGTCGAGATCACCGAGTCCTCCGGCGGGCACGTCGCCGAGGTCGTCGGCGTGGTCGTCGCCGCGGTCGTGCTGTTCCTCGCCTTCGGCTCCCTCGCCGCTTCCCTGCTGCCCATCGCCACCGCCCTGGTCGGCGTCGGCACCGCCTACGCCGGGATCGTGCTGCTCGGGCATGTCATGACCGTCGCCGACTTCGCCCCCATGCTCGGCATGCTGATCGGGCTCGGCGTCGGCATCGACTACGCGCTGTTCATCGTGACGAGACACCGGCGCGGGCTGAAACGCGGGCTGTCCGTCACCGAGGCGGCCACCACCGCCGTAGCGACCACGGGACGGGCGGTCGTCTTCGCGGGTGCCACCGTTTGCATCGCCCTGCTGGGCATGCTGATCCTGCGCCTGAGCTTCCTCAACGGCGTCGCCATCGCCGCCAGCCTGACCGTGATCCTCACCGTCGCGGCCTCCGTGACCCTGCTGCCCGCCCTGCTGTCCCTCATCGGCATGCGGGCGCTCAGCCGCCGCGAGCGCCGCCGTCTGGCCGAGCACGGGCCCGAACCCGAGCTGCCCACAGGCTTCGCCGCCCGCTGGTCGGCGTTCGTGGAGCGCCACCCCAAGGTGCTCGGGGCGGTCGCGCTGGTGGTCATGGCCGTCCTCGCGCTGCCCACGTTCTCCCTGCACCTGGGCACCTCCGACCAGGGCAACGACCCGAAGACGTCCACCACCCGCCAGGCCTACGACCTCCTCGCCGACGGTTTCGGCCCCGGGGTGAACGGCCCGCTCACCCTCGTCACGAAGGTCGAGGGCGCCGACGATATGCTCGCCCTGGACAACCTCGACGGCACGCTCCGGGCCACCGAGGGCGTCGCCGCGGTGACACCCGTGACGTTCGACTCCGGCGGCCACACCGCGTACCTCACCGTCGTACCGGAGTCCTCGCCGCAGTCGAAGCAGACCAGCGACCTCGTCGACCGGCTGCGCGAGAAGGTGCTGCCCCGCGCCGAAGCGGGCACCTCGCTCGACACGCAGGTCGGCGGCATGACGGCCGGCTACGACGACTTCGCCGACGTCATCGTCTCCAAGCTGCCCGTCTTCATCGGGGTGGTGATCGGCCTGGGCTGTCTGCTGCTCCTGCTCGCCTTCCGGTCGATCGGCATACCCCTGAAGGCCGCCGCGATGAACGTCGCCGCCGTGGCCTCCGCCTTCGGAGTGGTCGTCGCGATGTTCCAGTGGGGCTGGGGCAGCGAACTGCTCGGCCTCGGCAGCGCCGGGCCCATAGAGCCCTTCCTGCCCGTGATCATGGTGTCGGTGCTCTTCGGTCTGTCCATGGACTACCAGGTCTTCCTGGTGAGCCGGATGTACGAGGAGTGGCTGGAGACCGGCGACAACCGGCGTGCCGTCCGGATCGGCCTCGCCGAGACCAGCCGGGTGATCAACTCGGCGGCGGTCATCATGATCTCCGTCTTCCTCGCCTTCGTCCTCAGCGGCGACCGCGTGATCGCCATGTTCGGCATCGCCCTGGCCGCCGCCGTCGCCCTGGACGCCTTCGTGCTGCGCACCCTCCTCGTCCCCGCCCTCATGCACATGCTCGGCGGCGCCAACTGGTGGCTGCCCCGCTGGCTCGACAAGCGCCTGCCGCGGATCAGCATCGAACCGCCCGAGGCCCGGGCCGCCCATGAGAGGCTGGCCGCCGCGACGGACGCCGAGGTGGCGGACGTCCTGGCACAGGAGGAGCGGCAGCGCGATGTACGCGATATCCCTGGGTGA
- a CDS encoding GNAT family protein — protein sequence MYAISLGDDGAELRPLEPWHAEEFFAHLERGREFIGRFVNFGSQETDVESARALLQRYADLRAADSRSLHGLWLNGKLVGGVLFLNFDAASGNCEVGCWLEPAGTGRGLVTRAMRVLIDWAVEERGIHRIEWVAASGNQPSLNVARRLGMTRDGVRREAHPYGGVRHDLEVWSVLAPEWRAARARAAHDDH from the coding sequence ATGTACGCGATATCCCTGGGTGACGACGGCGCGGAACTGCGGCCCCTCGAGCCCTGGCACGCGGAGGAGTTCTTCGCGCACCTGGAGCGGGGCAGGGAGTTCATCGGGCGGTTCGTCAACTTCGGGTCACAGGAGACGGACGTGGAGTCCGCGCGGGCCCTGCTCCAGCGGTACGCCGACCTGCGCGCCGCCGACTCCCGCTCGCTGCACGGGCTGTGGCTGAACGGCAAGCTCGTGGGCGGCGTGCTGTTTCTGAACTTCGACGCCGCGAGCGGCAACTGCGAGGTCGGCTGCTGGCTGGAGCCCGCCGGGACCGGGCGTGGTCTGGTCACCCGGGCGATGCGTGTCCTCATCGACTGGGCGGTCGAGGAGCGCGGCATCCACCGGATCGAGTGGGTCGCCGCCTCGGGCAACCAGCCGAGCCTGAACGTGGCCCGGCGCCTCGGAATGACCCGCGACGGTGTGCGGCGCGAGGCGCACCCCTATGGTGGCGTACGGCACGATCTCGAAGTCTGGTCGGTGCTGGCGCCCGAGTGGCGCGCCGCACGCGCGCGTGCCGCTCACGACGATCATTAA
- a CDS encoding AAA family ATPase: MLASVETRSVSPVFVGRAEELGTLLDALARSFRGEPQALLIGGEAGVGKTRLVEEFAAAARRHGAVVALGGCVEIGADGLPFASFSTALRALRSALPGELAAAAAGQEEELARLLPELGESGTGRHDEDGMARLFELTARLLERVTAEHSVVLALEDLHWADASTRHLLSYLLRTLRTGRLVVLGTYRSDDIHRRHPLRPLLAELDRLRTVRRLELARFNREEVCRQVAGILAQEPDPDEVDAIFERSDGNAFFVEELAVAAHEGCRTGLTDSLRDLLLVRVEGLPETAQQVARIVAEGGSTVEYRLLSAVARLAEDDLIEALRAAVNASILTPAPGGDGYRFRHSLVREAVSDDLLPGERSRLNRRYAEALETDPTLVPADQRATRLASYWYHAHDPAKALPAVLDASVEARHRHAYAEQLRLLERAMELWDAAPEAVRRTLRPVHHTEVYPLPLSERRGGTPGGDPETSALRYLDLLAEAAVAGRHCGERERALKITKRALRLLEEEHDPLRAAWFWIQRSRLVQRLARGDGWQEIATAQELVRGLPPSDVHAEVLHTVAHWSMLHQPGPEALTAAERAVEYARMVGADDIEANARLILGGLMIDAGQIEAGLAHMYEVRDEVVARGPAAVVGRSHVNLPSALEGIGRSEEAVGVLQEGLRLTGRMGLRDAEAWVWGNLAESLISLGRWDEAAEAAVNAQRRGQTAAPYGSGANSLAFLALARGRVAEAARHLAEGRASYGPHDPMPQHDLPISCLTIAVAVAEGRLPDARAELARTLESGFPPGTQRYAWPLLLEAAAAEADARALPAARDGRAEVLESIFGAVKRLTTNAPVWLAHEKWVRAELHRAESRSTPDIWSEVVTAFEPLERPYDLARVRYRLAESLLTGGGEADERDRATELLRLAHAVARHLGARPLADAATALAQRARLPLTPATEPDLAPADPAEALGLTSRERDVLRLVAAGHTNRRIAEELFISPKTASVHVSNILAKLGVSGRGEAAAVAHRLELFSAESVTSRPPG; the protein is encoded by the coding sequence ATGCTCGCTTCCGTGGAGACCAGGTCTGTCAGCCCCGTGTTCGTCGGCCGTGCCGAGGAGTTGGGCACGCTTCTCGACGCACTCGCACGCTCCTTCCGGGGAGAGCCGCAGGCGCTGCTCATCGGCGGGGAGGCCGGAGTCGGCAAGACCCGTCTGGTGGAGGAGTTCGCCGCCGCAGCCCGCCGCCATGGGGCGGTGGTCGCCCTGGGCGGCTGCGTGGAGATCGGCGCCGACGGACTGCCCTTCGCGTCCTTCTCCACCGCGCTGCGCGCCCTGCGCTCCGCACTTCCCGGCGAGCTGGCCGCAGCGGCCGCCGGACAGGAGGAGGAACTGGCCCGGCTGCTGCCCGAGCTGGGCGAGTCGGGTACCGGGCGGCACGACGAGGACGGCATGGCCCGCCTCTTCGAACTCACCGCACGCCTGCTGGAGCGCGTCACCGCCGAGCACAGCGTCGTCCTCGCCCTGGAGGACCTGCACTGGGCCGACGCCTCCACCCGGCACCTGCTCTCCTACCTCCTACGCACTCTGCGCACCGGCCGCCTCGTCGTCCTCGGCACCTACCGTTCCGACGACATCCACCGCCGCCACCCGCTCAGGCCCCTGCTCGCCGAACTCGACCGGCTCCGCACCGTCCGCCGCCTCGAACTCGCCCGATTCAACCGCGAGGAGGTGTGCCGCCAGGTCGCCGGCATCCTCGCCCAGGAACCCGACCCGGACGAGGTCGACGCGATCTTCGAACGCTCCGACGGCAACGCCTTCTTCGTCGAGGAACTGGCCGTCGCCGCCCACGAGGGCTGCCGCACAGGGCTGACGGACTCCCTGCGCGACCTGCTGCTCGTCCGGGTGGAAGGGCTGCCGGAGACCGCCCAGCAGGTCGCCCGGATCGTCGCCGAGGGCGGCTCCACCGTCGAGTACCGGCTGCTGTCCGCCGTCGCCCGGCTCGCCGAGGACGACCTCATCGAGGCGCTGCGGGCCGCCGTGAACGCCAGCATCCTCACCCCCGCGCCCGGCGGCGACGGCTACCGCTTCCGCCACTCCCTGGTCCGCGAGGCCGTCAGCGACGACCTGCTCCCCGGCGAGCGCTCCCGCCTGAACCGCCGCTACGCCGAAGCCCTGGAGACCGACCCCACCCTCGTCCCGGCCGACCAGCGCGCGACCCGCCTGGCCAGCTACTGGTACCACGCCCACGACCCCGCCAAGGCCCTGCCCGCCGTCCTCGACGCCTCCGTCGAGGCCCGCCACCGCCACGCCTACGCGGAGCAACTGCGGCTGCTGGAACGGGCGATGGAACTGTGGGACGCGGCACCCGAAGCCGTACGCCGGACGCTGCGACCCGTCCACCACACCGAGGTCTACCCTCTCCCGCTGTCTGAACGGCGTGGGGGGACCCCCGGCGGCGACCCGGAGACCAGCGCGCTGCGCTACCTCGACCTGCTGGCCGAGGCGGCCGTCGCCGGACGGCACTGCGGGGAGCGCGAGCGGGCCCTGAAGATCACCAAGCGGGCGCTGCGTCTCCTGGAGGAGGAGCACGACCCCCTGCGCGCCGCCTGGTTCTGGATCCAGCGCTCCCGGCTGGTGCAGCGGCTCGCCCGCGGCGACGGCTGGCAGGAGATCGCCACCGCGCAGGAGCTGGTCCGGGGTCTGCCACCGTCCGACGTGCACGCCGAGGTGCTCCACACGGTCGCCCACTGGTCGATGCTGCACCAGCCGGGCCCTGAGGCCCTGACGGCCGCCGAGCGGGCGGTGGAGTACGCGCGCATGGTGGGCGCCGACGACATCGAGGCCAACGCCCGGCTCATTCTCGGCGGACTCATGATCGACGCCGGGCAGATCGAGGCCGGGCTGGCCCACATGTACGAGGTCAGGGACGAGGTCGTGGCCCGGGGGCCCGCGGCGGTCGTGGGCCGCAGCCATGTGAACCTGCCCTCGGCCCTGGAAGGCATCGGGCGCTCCGAGGAGGCCGTGGGCGTCCTCCAGGAGGGCCTGCGCCTCACCGGCAGGATGGGGCTGCGGGACGCCGAGGCCTGGGTCTGGGGCAACCTCGCCGAGTCGCTCATCTCCCTGGGCCGCTGGGACGAAGCGGCCGAGGCGGCCGTCAACGCCCAGCGGCGCGGGCAGACGGCCGCGCCGTACGGATCCGGTGCCAACAGCCTGGCGTTCCTCGCGCTCGCCCGCGGCCGGGTGGCCGAGGCGGCTCGCCATCTCGCCGAGGGCCGCGCCTCCTACGGCCCGCACGACCCCATGCCGCAGCACGACCTCCCGATCTCCTGCCTCACCATCGCCGTCGCCGTCGCCGAGGGCCGTCTCCCCGACGCCCGCGCCGAACTGGCCCGCACCCTGGAGTCCGGCTTCCCGCCCGGCACCCAGCGCTACGCCTGGCCGCTGCTGCTCGAAGCCGCCGCGGCCGAGGCCGACGCCCGGGCGCTGCCGGCCGCGCGGGACGGCCGCGCGGAGGTCCTGGAGAGCATCTTCGGGGCCGTCAAACGCCTCACCACGAACGCCCCCGTCTGGCTCGCCCACGAGAAGTGGGTCCGCGCCGAACTCCACCGCGCCGAGAGCCGGAGCACCCCGGACATCTGGTCGGAGGTGGTCACGGCCTTCGAACCCCTGGAGCGGCCCTACGACCTCGCCCGCGTCCGGTACCGCCTGGCCGAGTCGCTGCTGACGGGCGGCGGCGAGGCCGACGAACGCGACCGCGCCACGGAACTGCTCCGCCTCGCCCATGCCGTCGCCCGCCACCTCGGGGCCCGGCCGCTCGCCGACGCCGCCACCGCGCTGGCCCAGCGCGCCCGCCTGCCGCTCACGCCCGCCACCGAACCCGACCTCGCCCCGGCGGACCCCGCCGAAGCCCTCGGCCTCACCAGCCGGGAGCGGGACGTGCTGCGCCTGGTCGCCGCCGGCCACACCAACCGCCGGATAGCCGAGGAACTGTTCATCTCCCCGAAGACCGCGAGCGTCCACGTCTCCAACATCCTGGCGAAGCTCGGCGTCTCCGGGCGCGGCGAGGCGGCGGCGGTGGCGCACCGGCTGGAGCTGTTCTCAGCCGAATCCGTCACGTCCCGGCCACCGGGCTGA
- a CDS encoding DUF6191 domain-containing protein, whose product MFNMFEELFSPGRKHTRDEQNRLELTREDAGDGDPGRGPIDLSSGMVVVRPPREPEAEDPEDLET is encoded by the coding sequence GTGTTCAACATGTTCGAGGAACTGTTCTCACCCGGCCGCAAGCACACCCGCGACGAGCAGAACCGCCTGGAACTGACCCGCGAGGACGCCGGGGACGGCGATCCCGGACGCGGGCCGATAGACCTGTCGTCCGGGATGGTCGTCGTACGCCCGCCGCGGGAGCCGGAGGCCGAGGACCCCGAGGACCTCGAGACCTGA